Proteins from one Impatiens glandulifera chromosome 2, dImpGla2.1, whole genome shotgun sequence genomic window:
- the LOC124927866 gene encoding ethylene-responsive transcription factor ERF119-like, with protein sequence MPGPRLQPQINQSKRMKKNRSFPAEVEEEVGIRKIRVICSDPDLTDTSDDETTDNRFGPKRVVCVINLPITKDPETESSSSCQEESNNRKKTPKKDAVVVGLGKTKTRISKFRGVRQRKWGKWAAEIRNPFQNRRVWLGTYNTAEEASQAYNQKKLEFEAAAMATAAVADDKSSSNNSEVSESLVSSTTSPQDMNGKCNTAEAETAAATSAIDEMAEIDAGLNLGFDLDMDNLFVDEFEMFEDDDDEFGGLDDIDLVGFGADESGIDLLPDFDDMALDKEEISWIEESLNIACQ encoded by the coding sequence ATGCCAGGGCCTCGATTACAGCCGCAAATTAATCAGTCtaaaagaatgaagaagaatCGATCATTTCCAGCTGAAGTAGAAGAAGAAGTAGGCATCAGAAAAATCCGAGTCATTTGCTCCGACCCAGACTTGACAGACACCTCCGATGACGAAACCACCGATAACAGATTCGGTCCAAAACGTGTGGTTTGTGTGATTAATCTTCCAATTACGAAAGACCCAGAAACGGAAAGTTCCTCTTCCTGCCAAGAAGAAAGCAACAACAGAAAGAaaaccccaaaaaaggatgcgGTGGTGGTAGGTTTAGGTAAAACTAAAACCCGGATCTCAAAATTTAGAGGCGTCCGACAGAGAAAATGGGGGAAATGGGCTGCTGAGATTAGAAACCCCTTCCAGAACAGAAGAGTCTGGTTGGGTACTTACAATACTGCTGAAGAAGCTTCTCAAGCTTATAATCAGAAGAAGCTAGAGTTTGAAGCTGCCGCCATGGCTACTGCTGCTGTTGCTGATGATAAGAGCTCTTCAAATAATTCCGAGGTGTCTGAGAGTTTAGTTTCCTCCACAACATCTCCGCAAGACATGAATGGAAAATGCAACACAGCAGAAGCAGAAACAGCAGCAGCAACATCTGCCATTGACGAGATGGCAGAAATCGATGCAGGATTGAATCTGGGGTTTGATCTGGACATGGACAATCTGTTTGTGGATGAATTTGAGATGtttgaggatgatgatgatgagtttgGTGGACTTGATGATATTGATCTTGTTGGGTTTGGAGCTGATGAGTCGGGCATTGATCTTCTTCCTGATTTTGACGATATGGCGCTGGATAAAGAAGAAATTTCATGGATTGAAGAATCCTTAAACATAGCATGCCAATAA